Proteins found in one Seonamhaeicola sp. S2-3 genomic segment:
- a CDS encoding MoxR family ATPase produces MSDVAAIEQFVKKYNQLKVEIAKVIVGQDDVVNQILISVFSGGHSLLIGVPGLAKTLMVNTIAQALGLDFKRIQFTPDLMPSDILGSEILDEDRHFKFVKGPIFANIILADEINRTPPKTQAALLEAMQERAVTVAGHHYKLNLPYFVLATQNPIEQEGTYPLPEAQLDRFMFAINLDYPTFSEEVAVVKATTNDEKALVNALFSAEEILKYQHVIRRIPVADNVIEYAVSMVGKTRPNSESAADLVKQYIDWGAGPRASQNLILAAKTHAAIHGKFSPDIEDVQAVAYSILRHRIIKNYKAEAEGISENQIITSLF; encoded by the coding sequence ATGTCTGATGTAGCTGCTATAGAACAGTTTGTAAAAAAATATAATCAGTTAAAAGTAGAAATTGCCAAAGTCATTGTTGGGCAAGATGATGTTGTTAATCAAATATTAATTTCTGTTTTTTCTGGTGGTCATTCCTTACTAATTGGAGTTCCAGGGTTAGCAAAAACATTAATGGTAAATACTATAGCCCAGGCATTAGGACTAGATTTTAAACGCATACAGTTTACACCAGATTTAATGCCAAGTGATATTTTAGGAAGCGAAATTTTAGATGAAGACCGTCACTTTAAATTTGTTAAAGGCCCTATTTTTGCTAATATTATTCTTGCCGATGAAATTAACAGAACACCACCAAAAACTCAGGCAGCTCTATTAGAAGCAATGCAAGAGCGTGCTGTTACCGTTGCTGGTCATCACTATAAACTAAATTTACCATACTTTGTATTGGCAACTCAAAATCCTATAGAGCAAGAAGGAACATACCCATTACCAGAAGCGCAGTTAGACCGTTTTATGTTTGCCATAAATTTAGATTACCCAACATTTTCTGAAGAAGTTGCGGTGGTTAAAGCAACAACAAACGATGAAAAAGCACTAGTAAACGCATTATTCTCTGCCGAGGAAATCCTAAAATATCAGCATGTCATTCGTCGCATACCTGTGGCAGACAATGTTATTGAATATGCGGTGTCTATGGTTGGTAAAACTAGACCAAATAGTGAGTCGGCTGCAGATTTAGTAAAACAATATATAGATTGGGGAGCAGGCCCTAGAGCATCTCAAAATCTAATTTTAGCAGCAAAAACACACGCTGCCATTCATGGTAAATTCTCACCAGATATTGAAGATGTACAAGCCGTAGCTTACAGTATTCTACGCCATAGAATTATAAAAAATTATAAAGCCGAAGCTGAGGGTATTTCAGAAAATCAGATAATAACAAGTTTATTTTAA
- a CDS encoding peptidylprolyl isomerase produces the protein MLLKTNNLKFINNLKLASVLLISLFAANILTAQEIIDDKPKEVKSSQVKDTTSNTFNAIKVDGVAAVVGDYIILESDIPKEREQIKAAGGNVEGVTDCELMGAKLESKLYAHHAIQDSIQVSDAEIRQQVDYQIQQFLQYFNGSMEKLLAYYRKDDEESFRDEMFEINKSNQLASKMQAKIIEEVEITPEEVREYFNKIPVDKRPVFGTELKVAQIVAEPKVSEEEEQRIINRLNEFRRDVLENGASFRSKVVLYGEDPGLKQSGYVYTLDRKKPRMVKEFRQAAFALQEGEVSEPFKTDFGYHIVYCQKIRGQQYDVSHILLKPKVSAEAIQEAKERLEKVRQRIVDGDITFAEAAREASDEKETKNDGGQLINPETQDYNFELTRMDPSLYAQIQNLKDGEVSLVLKDEDNKGNVKFKILMVTDRIDEHTADYARDFLKIKELALKEKQLRAIEKWQSEKIMDTYIKISGKYRDCEYTSNWLKK, from the coding sequence ATGCTATTAAAAACAAACAATTTGAAATTTATAAATAATTTAAAGTTAGCAAGTGTTTTATTAATCAGCCTTTTTGCAGCAAACATTTTAACTGCACAAGAAATTATTGATGATAAACCAAAAGAAGTAAAATCTTCTCAAGTAAAAGACACTACTTCTAATACATTTAATGCTATAAAAGTAGATGGGGTAGCAGCAGTGGTAGGAGATTACATTATTTTAGAATCTGATATTCCAAAAGAAAGAGAACAAATTAAAGCCGCAGGTGGTAACGTAGAAGGTGTTACAGATTGTGAGTTAATGGGAGCTAAATTAGAAAGTAAACTCTATGCACACCACGCTATACAAGACAGTATTCAAGTGTCAGATGCCGAAATTAGGCAACAAGTAGATTACCAAATTCAGCAGTTTTTGCAATATTTTAATGGCTCAATGGAAAAATTATTAGCCTATTATAGAAAAGATGATGAAGAAAGTTTTAGAGATGAAATGTTTGAGATAAACAAAAGCAATCAATTAGCCTCTAAAATGCAAGCAAAAATTATTGAAGAGGTAGAAATCACTCCAGAAGAAGTCCGTGAGTATTTTAATAAGATACCAGTAGATAAAAGACCTGTTTTTGGTACCGAATTAAAAGTAGCGCAAATTGTTGCAGAACCTAAAGTAAGTGAAGAAGAAGAGCAAAGAATTATAAATAGATTAAATGAGTTTAGAAGAGATGTCTTAGAAAATGGTGCTAGTTTCAGGTCTAAGGTAGTACTCTATGGTGAAGATCCAGGGTTAAAACAGTCTGGTTACGTTTACACATTAGATAGAAAAAAACCAAGAATGGTTAAAGAGTTCAGGCAAGCCGCTTTTGCTCTTCAAGAAGGTGAAGTATCAGAGCCATTTAAAACAGATTTTGGTTACCATATAGTATATTGCCAAAAAATTAGAGGACAACAATATGATGTAAGCCATATATTATTAAAACCAAAAGTGTCGGCAGAGGCAATACAGGAAGCAAAAGAAAGATTAGAAAAAGTGAGACAACGAATTGTTGATGGTGATATAACTTTTGCAGAAGCAGCTAGAGAAGCTAGTGATGAAAAAGAAACTAAAAATGATGGCGGACAATTAATAAACCCAGAAACCCAGGATTATAATTTTGAACTTACAAGAATGGATCCTAGTTTGTATGCACAAATTCAAAATTTAAAAGATGGCGAAGTAAGTTTAGTTCTCAAAGATGAAGATAACAAAGGCAATGTGAAATTTAAAATTTTAATGGTTACAGATAGAATTGATGAACACACAGCAGACTATGCTAGAGATTTCCTTAAAATTAAAGAATTAGCCTTAAAAGAAAAGCAGTTACGAGCTATTGAAAAATGGCAATCAGAAAAAATAATGGACACTTACATAAAAATTAGTGGAAAATATAGAGACTGTGAATACACAAGTAACTGGTTAAAAAAGTAA
- a CDS encoding peptidylprolyl isomerase: protein MRLKLIIIIVFVTLVSCEYLKKPDEKTAVARVNESYLYYDDIKDLINEDTSVQDSTLIVQNFINKWATQQLFMDGAMMNLSQSKQESFNKLVNQYKNDLYTKAYIEALVKRSIDTVVTKDEAQEYYNNNKEAFKLNEELIKFRYINVDEKIINYDDIKERFKRFNDEDKKELDSISIQFNSYSLNDSIWIKLSQVIEKIPVVTPENKNELLKKSNFVQLKDSLGVYLMQINDVLLRNNTAPLEYVKPTIDQIVINKRKLELIRQLEKDIIKDAIKNKQFEIYK from the coding sequence GTGCGTTTAAAATTAATTATAATAATTGTATTTGTTACGCTGGTATCATGTGAGTATTTAAAAAAGCCCGATGAAAAAACCGCTGTAGCTAGAGTTAACGAGTCTTATTTATATTACGATGATATAAAAGACTTGATAAATGAAGATACCAGTGTACAAGATAGTACACTTATTGTTCAAAATTTTATTAACAAATGGGCAACACAACAATTGTTTATGGATGGCGCAATGATGAATTTAAGCCAATCAAAACAAGAAAGCTTTAATAAACTAGTAAATCAATATAAAAACGATTTATATACCAAAGCTTATATTGAAGCCTTAGTAAAAAGGAGTATTGATACTGTTGTTACTAAAGATGAAGCACAAGAGTATTACAATAACAATAAAGAGGCATTTAAACTAAATGAAGAACTTATAAAATTTAGATACATTAATGTTGATGAAAAAATCATCAATTATGATGATATAAAAGAACGGTTTAAACGTTTTAATGATGAAGATAAAAAAGAGTTAGACTCTATTTCTATTCAGTTTAATTCCTATTCATTAAACGATTCTATTTGGATAAAATTAAGTCAGGTTATAGAAAAAATTCCTGTAGTAACTCCAGAAAACAAAAATGAACTGTTAAAAAAATCTAATTTTGTGCAACTCAAAGATTCATTAGGAGTATATTTGATGCAAATTAACGATGTGCTCCTAAGAAACAACACAGCACCGTTAGAATATGTAAAGCCTACAATAGATCAAATAGTCATTAATAAAAGGAAATTAGAACTTATTAGGCAATTAGAAAAAGATATTATTAAAGATGCTATTAAAAACAAACAATTTGAAATTTATAAATAA
- a CDS encoding peptidylprolyl isomerase: MKISNLLTSVFVLFITVINAQSSQNETLFWVDNDPVTVTEFLRVYNKNLDLVQDESQRDIDEYLKLFTNYKLKLKEAKSLGLHEKPTYKKELETYKKQLAKSYMKDVKVTNALIEEAYERVSYDIKANHILIKIPQNANPRDTLLAYNKLVKLRERALKEGFDKVRKEVHDGKTIFGEELGYFSGFKMVYSFETAAYNTPVGEISKPFRTRFGYHIVNVLDKRKSRGERTVAHIMVVKKKDDTLSNPEVRIQEIYSKLQQGEAFEDLAKQFSDDKSSASKGGELAPFSGGQLRAQKFEEVAFSLENVGDVSKPFQSAYGWHIVKLLNKKLIPPFEDMKGELEAKIKRDDRSKLIDEALYSTLKKQYNVSKNKAALSYFSSILNDNYFKRTWKLPQDFTANEPLVKIGTKQFTYQDFGDYLLEKQKGRIYKKPLKAFTKERYEEFINESLVQYKEANLETENEDFANILAEYRDGLLLFDLMENTIWNASETDSIDIRNYYETNKSKYVIPEQIDAVVAASAKKKTLKKVSKLLEEEMSVDNIKNLINTNNKVEVIFTSEIMDASNKALPEGFPFKVGVSNIYKHNGGYVVAKVKKIIPQAQKTFEEAKGLVISDYQTYKEENWINSLKEKYKVVVNKDALKKVKSQIEK; encoded by the coding sequence ATGAAAATTAGTAATTTATTAACTTCTGTATTCGTTCTTTTTATTACAGTAATTAATGCACAATCATCTCAAAATGAAACGCTTTTCTGGGTTGATAATGATCCTGTTACCGTAACAGAATTTTTAAGGGTTTACAATAAAAATTTAGATTTAGTTCAAGATGAATCTCAACGAGATATAGATGAGTATCTTAAACTTTTTACCAATTACAAATTAAAGCTAAAAGAAGCTAAAAGTTTAGGACTTCATGAAAAGCCAACCTATAAAAAAGAGTTAGAAACCTACAAAAAACAGTTGGCAAAGAGTTACATGAAGGATGTTAAGGTTACAAATGCTTTAATAGAAGAAGCTTATGAGCGTGTATCATATGATATAAAAGCCAATCATATTTTAATTAAAATACCACAAAACGCCAACCCTAGAGATACGCTATTGGCATACAATAAATTGGTTAAATTAAGAGAAAGGGCTTTAAAAGAAGGTTTTGATAAGGTTAGAAAAGAAGTACATGATGGTAAAACAATATTTGGCGAAGAGTTAGGTTATTTTTCTGGTTTTAAAATGGTATATAGTTTTGAAACGGCAGCTTATAATACGCCCGTAGGAGAAATTTCTAAACCATTTAGAACGCGTTTTGGCTATCATATAGTTAATGTTTTAGATAAGAGAAAATCTAGAGGAGAGCGTACTGTTGCTCATATAATGGTTGTTAAAAAGAAAGATGATACATTAAGCAATCCAGAAGTTAGAATACAAGAAATTTACAGTAAATTGCAACAAGGAGAAGCTTTTGAAGATTTGGCTAAACAATTTTCAGACGACAAAAGTTCTGCTTCAAAAGGAGGGGAGCTAGCACCGTTTTCTGGAGGACAATTAAGAGCTCAAAAATTTGAAGAAGTAGCTTTTAGTTTAGAAAATGTAGGTGATGTATCTAAACCATTTCAATCGGCATACGGATGGCATATAGTTAAGTTGCTAAACAAAAAGTTAATACCTCCTTTTGAAGATATGAAGGGAGAACTAGAAGCTAAGATAAAACGCGATGACCGTTCTAAACTAATAGATGAAGCTTTATACAGTACTCTTAAAAAACAATATAATGTAAGTAAAAATAAAGCTGCATTGAGTTATTTTTCATCTATTTTAAATGATAACTATTTTAAAAGAACTTGGAAATTACCACAAGATTTTACAGCTAATGAACCTTTGGTAAAAATAGGAACAAAACAATTTACCTATCAAGATTTTGGAGACTATTTATTAGAAAAGCAAAAAGGAAGAATATATAAAAAACCTTTAAAAGCTTTTACAAAAGAGAGGTATGAAGAATTTATAAATGAAAGTTTAGTACAATACAAAGAAGCAAATTTAGAAACCGAAAATGAAGATTTTGCCAATATATTAGCAGAATATAGAGACGGTTTATTATTATTCGATTTAATGGAAAATACCATTTGGAATGCTTCTGAAACAGACTCTATAGATATAAGAAATTACTATGAGACTAATAAAAGTAAGTACGTTATACCAGAACAAATAGATGCTGTGGTGGCTGCTTCGGCAAAAAAGAAAACACTTAAAAAAGTGTCTAAACTGCTAGAGGAAGAAATGAGTGTTGATAATATTAAAAACTTAATAAATACCAATAATAAAGTTGAAGTAATTTTTACTTCAGAAATTATGGATGCTTCCAATAAAGCACTACCAGAAGGCTTTCCTTTTAAGGTAGGAGTTTCTAATATATATAAACATAACGGTGGTTATGTGGTGGCAAAGGTTAAAAAAATCATACCACAAGCCCAAAAAACTTTTGAAGAAGCCAAAGGTCTTGTTATTAGCGATTATCAAACCTATAAAGAAGAAAATTGGATAAATTCTTTAAAAGAAAAATATAAGGTTGTTGTTAATAAAGACGCCCTTAAAAAGGTGAAATCTCAAATAGAAAAATAA
- the trmD gene encoding tRNA (guanosine(37)-N1)-methyltransferase TrmD, translated as MRIDIITVLPELLKSPFEASILKRAIEANLVEVHFHNLRDYTTDNYKTIDDYQFGGGAGMVMMIEPIDKCISALKAERDYDEIIYMTPDGDTLNQGIANQLSLKENIIILCGHYKGVDQRVRDHFITKEISIGDYVLSGGELGAAVLCDAVIRLIPGVLGNETSALTDSFQDNLLAPPIYTRPREYKGWQVPEILFSGNFPEIEKWREDKAYERTKQRRPDLLKD; from the coding sequence ATGCGTATAGACATCATTACCGTTTTACCAGAATTACTTAAAAGTCCGTTTGAAGCCTCTATTTTAAAACGTGCTATTGAAGCTAATTTAGTTGAAGTTCATTTTCATAACTTAAGAGATTACACTACAGATAATTACAAAACCATTGATGATTATCAATTTGGTGGTGGCGCAGGTATGGTTATGATGATTGAGCCAATAGACAAATGTATTTCTGCTTTAAAAGCTGAAAGAGATTACGACGAAATAATATACATGACGCCCGATGGTGACACCCTAAACCAAGGTATTGCCAACCAATTATCATTAAAAGAAAACATTATTATTTTATGTGGTCATTATAAAGGTGTAGACCAACGGGTTCGCGATCATTTTATAACTAAAGAAATATCAATAGGAGATTATGTGCTGTCTGGTGGCGAATTAGGAGCTGCTGTACTTTGTGATGCTGTTATTAGGCTAATACCAGGCGTTTTAGGCAATGAAACTTCTGCTTTAACAGATTCTTTTCAAGATAATTTGTTAGCACCACCAATTTATACACGCCCAAGAGAATATAAAGGTTGGCAAGTACCTGAAATATTGTTTAGCGGCAACTTTCCTGAAATTGAAAAATGGCGTGAAGACAAAGCCTATGAACGCACTAAACAACGCAGACCAGACTTACTTAAAGATTAA
- the rplS gene encoding 50S ribosomal protein L19, translating into MESLVKFVQDEFVTKKDLPEFSAGDTITVYYEIKEGNKTRTQFFRGVVIQRRGSGSSETFTIRKMSGSIGVERIFPVNLPALQKIEVNKRGKVRRARIYYFRGLTGKKARIKEQRR; encoded by the coding sequence ATGGAATCTTTAGTAAAATTTGTACAAGACGAATTTGTAACAAAAAAAGACTTACCAGAATTTAGCGCTGGTGATACTATTACTGTTTATTACGAAATTAAAGAAGGTAATAAAACAAGAACGCAGTTTTTTAGAGGAGTTGTAATACAACGAAGAGGATCTGGTAGTTCTGAAACCTTTACAATTAGAAAAATGTCAGGTTCAATTGGTGTAGAACGTATCTTCCCTGTTAATTTACCTGCATTACAAAAAATAGAAGTTAATAAACGTGGTAAGGTACGTAGAGCACGTATTTATTACTTTAGAGGTCTTACTGGTAAAAAAGCTAGAATTAAAGAGCAAAGACGCTAG
- a CDS encoding NADP-dependent isocitrate dehydrogenase, translating into MSKIIYTKTDEAPALATRSFLPIVQAFVKSSGINIETKDISLAARILAVFPDFLNDNQKVSDDLALLGELAKKPEANIVKLPNISASIPQLKDAIKELQANGFAIPDYPNEPKNDTEKDIKARYDKIKGSAVNPILREGNSDRRAPKAVKNYAKKNPHSMGAWTADSKTHVATMQDNDFAHNEKSVTLPEATNIKIVHTDTSGNTTILKDSFHILKDEIIDATVMNKKALVAFLEKQVADANEKGILFSLHMKGTMMKVSDPIIFGHAVKAYFKDVFKKHGETLEKIGVNVNSGLGNLLERINELPADKKAEIEADIEATYKNGPDIAMVNSDKGITNLHVPSDVIIDASMPAMIRNSGKMWNAKGELQDTKAVIPDSSYAGVYATTIDFCKEHGAFDPTTMGTVPNVGLMAQKAEEYGSHDKTFEIPSNGTVDVIDDNGNTLMSHTVETGDIWRMCQAKDAPIQDWVKLAVTRARASKIPTIFWLDENRAHDRELIKKVNTYLKDHDTEGLDIRILSPIEATRLTCERLKDGLDTISVTGNVLRDYLTDLFPILEVGTSAKMLSIVPLMNGGGLFETGAGGSAPKHVQQLLEENHLRWDSLGEFLALAVSLDYFSQVNNNPKAKILGDALDDATEKLLENKKGPSRKAGELDNRGSHFYLALYWAQELANQDKDLELKEEFKPIADALAKNEETIVNELNSIQGKPADIGGYYFPNEDLANKVMRPSKTFNSILN; encoded by the coding sequence ATGTCTAAAATAATTTACACCAAAACTGATGAAGCTCCGGCTTTAGCAACTCGATCTTTTCTACCAATAGTTCAGGCTTTTGTAAAGTCTTCTGGAATTAACATTGAAACCAAAGACATCTCTTTAGCTGCCAGAATTTTAGCTGTATTTCCAGATTTTTTAAATGATAACCAAAAAGTTTCAGATGATTTGGCTTTACTAGGAGAATTAGCTAAAAAGCCAGAGGCTAATATTGTTAAACTCCCTAACATTAGTGCCTCTATCCCACAGTTAAAAGATGCTATAAAAGAGCTTCAAGCTAACGGTTTTGCTATTCCAGATTACCCTAACGAGCCAAAAAATGATACTGAAAAAGATATAAAAGCTCGCTACGATAAAATTAAAGGAAGTGCTGTAAACCCTATATTAAGAGAAGGTAACTCAGACAGACGCGCACCAAAAGCCGTTAAAAATTATGCTAAAAAGAACCCGCATTCTATGGGAGCATGGACTGCAGATTCTAAAACGCATGTAGCTACCATGCAAGACAATGATTTTGCTCACAATGAAAAATCAGTTACACTTCCTGAAGCTACAAATATTAAAATAGTTCATACCGATACATCTGGTAACACTACCATTTTAAAGGATAGTTTCCACATTTTAAAAGATGAAATTATTGATGCCACAGTAATGAACAAAAAAGCATTAGTTGCTTTTTTAGAAAAACAAGTAGCCGATGCTAATGAAAAAGGTATCTTATTTTCATTACATATGAAAGGTACCATGATGAAAGTAAGTGATCCTATTATTTTTGGACACGCTGTAAAAGCTTACTTTAAAGATGTATTTAAAAAACACGGTGAAACTCTAGAGAAAATAGGCGTAAATGTAAATTCGGGCTTAGGTAATTTACTTGAGCGTATTAATGAGTTACCAGCAGATAAAAAAGCTGAAATTGAAGCCGATATTGAAGCTACCTATAAAAATGGACCAGATATTGCCATGGTAAATTCAGATAAAGGCATTACCAATTTACACGTACCAAGTGATGTAATTATTGATGCATCTATGCCTGCTATGATACGTAATTCTGGCAAAATGTGGAACGCTAAAGGTGAATTACAAGACACTAAAGCGGTTATTCCAGATAGTAGTTATGCTGGTGTTTATGCTACAACTATAGATTTTTGTAAAGAGCATGGTGCTTTTGATCCTACCACAATGGGTACTGTACCAAATGTTGGTTTAATGGCTCAAAAAGCTGAAGAATATGGCTCTCACGACAAAACTTTCGAAATTCCATCAAATGGAACAGTAGATGTTATTGATGATAACGGAAATACATTAATGAGCCATACCGTTGAAACTGGTGATATTTGGAGAATGTGTCAAGCAAAAGATGCTCCTATTCAAGACTGGGTTAAACTTGCTGTTACACGTGCTAGAGCTTCAAAAATACCAACTATTTTCTGGTTAGATGAAAATAGAGCTCATGATAGAGAACTAATAAAAAAAGTAAATACCTACCTAAAAGACCACGATACCGAAGGTTTAGACATAAGAATTTTATCTCCTATTGAGGCTACACGCTTAACTTGTGAAAGATTAAAAGATGGGCTAGACACTATTTCTGTAACAGGTAATGTTTTACGTGATTATTTAACAGATTTATTTCCAATTTTAGAAGTTGGAACTAGCGCTAAAATGCTATCTATTGTACCATTAATGAATGGTGGTGGTTTATTTGAAACTGGCGCTGGTGGTTCTGCTCCTAAACACGTTCAGCAATTATTAGAAGAAAACCACTTACGTTGGGATTCGTTAGGAGAATTTTTAGCCTTGGCTGTTTCTTTAGATTATTTTTCGCAAGTAAACAACAATCCAAAAGCAAAAATTTTAGGTGATGCTCTTGATGATGCTACCGAAAAATTATTAGAAAATAAAAAAGGCCCTTCAAGAAAAGCTGGTGAATTAGATAATAGAGGAAGTCATTTTTATCTTGCTTTATATTGGGCACAAGAGTTAGCAAATCAAGACAAAGATTTAGAGCTTAAAGAAGAATTTAAACCTATAGCTGATGCTCTTGCTAAAAATGAAGAAACCATTGTAAATGAATTAAACAGTATTCAAGGAAAACCTGCTGATATTGGAGGTTATTATTTCCCTAATGAAGATTTAGCTAATAAAGTTATGAGACCTAGCAAAACCTTCAACAGTATATTAAATTAA
- a CDS encoding TonB-dependent receptor produces MPNLRFCFLLFYFLVFSKGIAQEKFTLSGVITEEKSNETLIGVNIIFPSLQTGTTTNEYGFYSITLPKGTYSVVISYLGYSTITETVELTSNITKNFSLVNSLENLDEVVITENIEKLSIKKPQMSVNKLTASTIKEIPVVLGESDIIKAITLLPGVTSTGEGTSGFNVRGGAADQNLILLDEATIYNSSHLFGLFSVFNPDAIKDLRLYKGGIPARYGGRVSSVLDIYQKEGNSKQFHMNGGIGLVSSRLLTEGPLKKDKGSFLLGGRSSYAHLFLPLFDINNIAYFYDLNTKLSYKINSKNNIYLSGYFGRDVFRIEDTFENTYGNSVLNFRWNHLFSDKLFSNLSFIYSDYYYDLKLSFVEFDWKSGIQNFNLKYDFKHYLTNNLKLQYGLNSVYYKFNPGEINPTTETSGINKFKLIDKYAFENALYVDAEHNLSNNLSISYGVRLSSFLRLGQNELNIYENNQAVVFNDDFQIYEKADPIDTKTYKRSDVIASFINLEPRFSLAYQLDSNSSIKTSYNKMNQYLHLLSNTNAPTPLDIWTPSGKYVKPQSLHQVAIGYFKNFKDNKYSLEVESFYKTIKNRIDYIDGADLIANNAIEQVILNGKARAYGLELLLRKNEGRLKGWLAYTLSKSEQQTKGRTANETGINNGNWYKTPYDKTHDISITTSYNWNNRLSVNANFLFQTGQPVTYPNGQYEYNGLHIPNYGARNENRLPAYNRLDVSLKYIPKQKKERKWSSHWVFSIYNVYNRKNAASITFGQNNDTGLNEATRLAIFGIVPSISYNFKL; encoded by the coding sequence ATGCCAAACCTTCGGTTCTGTTTTCTTTTATTTTATTTTTTAGTTTTCAGTAAAGGTATTGCTCAAGAAAAATTCACCCTTAGCGGTGTTATCACCGAAGAAAAAAGTAACGAAACACTTATTGGGGTAAACATTATATTTCCTAGTCTACAAACAGGTACTACTACCAACGAGTATGGATTTTACTCCATCACCTTACCAAAAGGCACCTATTCTGTTGTTATAAGTTATTTAGGGTATTCTACCATAACTGAAACTGTAGAACTTACAAGCAACATTACTAAAAATTTTAGTTTGGTTAATTCTCTTGAAAATTTAGACGAAGTTGTTATAACAGAGAACATAGAGAAATTAAGCATAAAAAAACCTCAAATGAGTGTTAATAAGCTTACTGCTTCAACCATAAAAGAAATTCCCGTGGTACTTGGTGAATCTGATATTATAAAAGCCATAACACTTTTACCTGGTGTTACCAGTACCGGCGAAGGCACATCAGGATTTAACGTTAGAGGTGGTGCTGCAGACCAAAATTTAATTCTGTTAGACGAAGCAACCATTTATAATTCTTCGCATTTATTTGGGCTATTTTCGGTTTTCAATCCAGATGCTATAAAGGACCTTCGCTTATATAAAGGGGGGATTCCTGCAAGATACGGAGGACGTGTATCTTCTGTTTTAGACATTTATCAAAAAGAAGGAAACAGCAAACAGTTTCATATGAATGGAGGTATTGGGCTTGTTTCTAGTAGACTGCTAACAGAAGGCCCTTTAAAAAAAGATAAAGGCTCTTTTCTTTTGGGAGGAAGATCCAGTTATGCACACTTATTTTTACCGCTTTTTGATATTAATAATATTGCTTATTTCTATGATTTAAACACCAAACTGAGTTATAAAATAAATTCTAAAAACAACATTTATCTGTCGGGTTATTTTGGGAGAGACGTTTTTAGAATTGAAGATACTTTTGAAAACACCTACGGAAACTCCGTTTTAAATTTTAGATGGAATCATCTGTTTTCAGACAAACTTTTTTCTAATTTATCTTTTATATATTCCGATTACTATTATGATTTAAAACTAAGTTTTGTTGAATTTGATTGGAAATCAGGAATACAAAATTTTAACTTAAAATACGATTTTAAACATTACTTAACAAACAACCTAAAATTACAATATGGCTTAAATAGTGTGTATTACAAATTTAATCCAGGAGAAATTAACCCCACAACAGAAACATCGGGCATAAATAAATTTAAACTAATAGATAAATACGCTTTTGAAAACGCTTTATATGTTGATGCAGAACATAACCTTTCAAATAACTTATCAATATCGTATGGCGTAAGGTTAAGTTCTTTTTTAAGACTAGGGCAAAATGAACTAAATATTTATGAAAACAACCAAGCTGTTGTTTTTAATGATGACTTTCAAATTTATGAAAAAGCAGATCCTATTGATACAAAAACTTATAAACGAAGCGATGTTATTGCTAGCTTTATAAATCTAGAACCTAGATTTTCTTTAGCATATCAATTAGACTCTAATAGCTCTATAAAAACAAGCTATAATAAAATGAATCAGTATTTACATCTGCTATCAAACACCAATGCACCTACCCCACTAGATATTTGGACTCCTAGCGGAAAATATGTAAAACCACAATCCTTACATCAAGTTGCAATAGGTTATTTTAAAAATTTTAAAGACAATAAATACTCATTAGAGGTTGAAAGCTTTTATAAAACCATTAAAAATAGAATAGATTATATTGATGGAGCCGATTTAATTGCCAATAATGCTATTGAACAAGTAATTTTAAATGGAAAAGCACGTGCTTATGGTTTAGAGCTACTCTTAAGAAAAAACGAAGGCAGATTAAAAGGATGGTTAGCCTATACGCTTTCAAAATCAGAACAACAAACAAAAGGACGAACAGCAAACGAAACAGGTATTAATAATGGTAATTGGTACAAAACACCTTATGACAAAACACATGATATATCAATAACCACAAGCTATAATTGGAATAACAGACTTAGCGTGAATGCTAATTTTTTGTTTCAAACTGGGCAACCCGTAACATATCCTAATGGACAATATGAATACAATGGTCTTCATATTCCTAATTATGGAGCAAGAAACGAAAACAGACTACCTGCTTATAACAGATTAGATGTTTCACTAAAATACATCCCAAAACAGAAAAAAGAAAGAAAATGGTCTAGCCACTGGGTATTTAGTATCTATAATGTTTACAACAGAAAAAATGCCGCGTCAATCACTTTTGGCCAAAATAATGATACTGGTTTAAACGAAGCTACAAGATTAGCTATTTTTGGAATTGTACCATCAATATCTTATAATTTTAAACTCTAA